In Bradyrhizobium erythrophlei, a single genomic region encodes these proteins:
- a CDS encoding DUF2061 domain-containing protein — protein sequence MRREITIGIAVVAGAAVLEAALVPGLILGGAAWLAPRLLGGGRGQTGRKKVKPAATATSSREVTIKQPSELLARSQLGRAIAKTITFRVVVTTLDFTTNYIVIGELATAAGLSTFNLIAGPIFYFAHEAVWNHLGPADGDAGVRVQLPTSSPDDEATALTISPALAKTITYRTIATIVDFTTNYVVVGNVAEATILSATGFFLGPFVYFGHEKAWEYLAGDPKTKAPPTNEIALLPALG from the coding sequence ATGAGACGCGAGATCACAATCGGAATTGCGGTCGTCGCGGGCGCCGCCGTGCTCGAAGCCGCGCTGGTGCCGGGTCTAATTCTCGGAGGCGCAGCGTGGCTCGCGCCGCGCCTTCTCGGCGGAGGGCGCGGCCAGACGGGCCGAAAAAAGGTCAAGCCCGCAGCGACCGCCACCTCTTCACGCGAAGTCACCATAAAGCAGCCATCCGAGCTACTCGCCAGATCGCAACTTGGCCGAGCGATTGCAAAAACCATCACGTTTCGCGTGGTGGTCACGACGCTCGATTTCACTACGAACTATATCGTTATCGGAGAGCTCGCGACCGCGGCGGGCCTGTCGACCTTCAATCTGATTGCCGGCCCCATCTTCTATTTCGCCCATGAGGCCGTCTGGAACCATCTCGGTCCCGCCGATGGCGATGCCGGCGTCCGCGTGCAATTGCCGACATCAAGCCCCGACGACGAAGCAACCGCGCTGACGATCAGCCCGGCCCTCGCCAAGACGATCACCTACCGCACGATCGCAACCATCGTCGACTTCACCACCAATTACGTTGTTGTCGGCAATGTAGCCGAAGCGACGATCCTGTCGGCAACCGGCTTCTTCCTCGGACCATTCGTCTATTTCGGCCATGAAAAGGCCTGGGAATATCTGGCTGGCGATCCCAAAACGAAAGCGCCCCCGACAAACGAAATTGCCCTGCTTCCAGCACTGGGCTAG
- a CDS encoding SAM-dependent methyltransferase, giving the protein MPGASAAARRLDSFKRLLTHINELVLPDLGFVLWDGSTIPADLRPDALAFVIADEGAIAAMIRRPNIDTFLNLWVTSRFDLRNGSFFDLAARRPKMRSRALIRSFNKPLTLATLARFLFLPRGGPWPLEAVRNAETRSDGSEATNKTNIHYHYDLSNRFYELFLDPEMVYSCAYFKDWDNDLATAQADKLDMVCRKLRLKPGENFLDIGCGWGALVCHAAKHYGVRAHGVTLAEEQFAYAKEKVARLGLEDKVVLELKDYSLLDGGFDKIASIGMFEHVGIANHPTYFQTINRLLKPGGLYLHHAIALRSKSFERFRRSRGREAAAATAIGRYIFPGGELDHVGMSVANLEMHNFEVHDVEGWREHYMHTTRHWHDRLSASRDEAEREVGREKTRLWIAYLAVVSIAFMQGTVGIFQTLASRRVRGPSGLPPTRADLYR; this is encoded by the coding sequence TTGCCGGGGGCCTCAGCAGCGGCGCGCCGCCTCGATAGCTTCAAGCGCCTGCTTACTCATATTAACGAGCTTGTCCTGCCCGACCTCGGCTTCGTGTTGTGGGACGGCTCGACGATACCTGCGGACCTTCGTCCCGATGCGCTGGCCTTCGTCATCGCCGACGAAGGCGCTATCGCTGCAATGATCCGGCGGCCGAACATCGATACCTTTCTCAATCTCTGGGTCACGTCGCGGTTCGACCTGCGCAATGGCTCGTTTTTTGATCTCGCGGCGCGCCGGCCGAAAATGCGCAGCCGCGCATTGATCAGATCCTTCAACAAGCCGCTGACGCTTGCGACACTCGCCCGGTTCCTGTTCCTGCCGCGCGGCGGACCGTGGCCGCTTGAGGCCGTTCGCAACGCCGAGACGCGCTCCGACGGTTCGGAGGCAACCAACAAGACCAACATTCACTACCATTACGACCTCTCCAATCGTTTCTACGAACTCTTTCTCGATCCGGAGATGGTCTACTCCTGCGCCTATTTCAAAGACTGGGACAACGATCTTGCGACCGCGCAGGCCGACAAGCTCGACATGGTCTGCCGCAAGCTGCGCCTGAAGCCGGGAGAAAACTTCCTCGACATCGGCTGCGGCTGGGGCGCGCTGGTTTGTCACGCCGCCAAACATTACGGCGTTCGCGCGCATGGCGTGACGCTTGCGGAAGAGCAATTCGCCTATGCCAAGGAGAAAGTCGCTCGCCTTGGCCTCGAGGACAAGGTGGTACTCGAACTAAAGGATTATTCGCTGCTCGATGGCGGCTTCGACAAGATCGCCTCAATCGGCATGTTCGAGCATGTCGGCATCGCCAATCATCCGACCTACTTTCAGACCATCAATCGCCTGCTCAAGCCGGGCGGCCTATATCTTCACCACGCCATCGCGTTGCGCTCGAAGAGCTTTGAACGCTTCCGCCGCAGCCGTGGACGGGAAGCTGCGGCAGCCACCGCTATCGGCCGTTACATCTTCCCGGGCGGCGAGCTCGATCATGTCGGCATGTCGGTTGCCAATCTGGAGATGCATAACTTCGAAGTGCATGACGTCGAAGGCTGGCGCGAGCACTATATGCACACCACCCGGCACTGGCACGACCGGCTGTCGGCGAGCCGCGACGAGGCCGAGCGCGAGGTCGGCCGCGAAAAGACGAGATTATGGATTGCCTACCTCGCCGTTGTCTCGATCGCGTTCATGCAGGGCACGGTCGGCATCTTCCAGACGCTGGCCTCTCGGCGTGTCCGCGGCCCGTCCGGCCTGCCGCCGACCCGCGCGGACCTCTACCGCTGA
- a CDS encoding Zn-dependent hydrolase → MKDHHSKANRARVLADLNALRAIGAYKTGVHRPTFSEPHIHSLQWLLQKLPEAELAGEIDGIGNVLGTSAKAGPKLLAGSHLESQNFAGWLDGPLGVIYALEAARVINPDPSAKGAVEVASWCDEEGHFGQFLGSRSYVSDVTEQEIDAARDRTNARPMREALQAAGFAGRPRRTAARGRHLGYLEAHIEQGRTLEGANLAVGVVTSIVGIWQYRITFTGEQNHAGTTRMKDRKDAGLAAARLCVAIDGGFPSACGPRTVWTTGRITLDPGAPSIIPGRAEMLFQVRDDSPAIVERLEACLRELAAETGTASGCGVEVERIRTGKPAMMDEKFQRTIEEAASTFADGKSVRMPSGAGHDAQVLATIMPAGMLFVPSIDGISHHWNENTTDADIVRGADVFVETCRLLLAS, encoded by the coding sequence ATGAAAGACCATCATTCCAAAGCCAACCGCGCCCGCGTGCTTGCCGATCTCAACGCGCTTCGGGCGATCGGCGCCTACAAGACCGGCGTGCACCGGCCGACTTTTTCCGAGCCGCACATCCATTCGCTGCAATGGCTGTTGCAGAAATTGCCGGAAGCAGAGCTTGCAGGCGAGATCGACGGTATCGGCAATGTGCTCGGCACCAGCGCGAAAGCGGGACCGAAATTGCTGGCGGGTTCGCATCTGGAGAGCCAGAACTTTGCCGGCTGGCTCGATGGGCCGCTCGGCGTCATCTATGCGCTTGAAGCTGCGCGCGTGATCAATCCGGATCCGAGTGCCAAAGGCGCGGTCGAAGTCGCCTCCTGGTGCGATGAGGAGGGCCATTTCGGTCAATTTCTCGGCAGCCGATCCTACGTCAGCGACGTGACAGAGCAGGAGATCGACGCGGCGCGCGATCGCACCAATGCACGGCCAATGCGGGAGGCGTTGCAGGCGGCCGGCTTCGCGGGCCGTCCGCGGCGGACCGCCGCGCGCGGCCGACACCTCGGATATCTCGAGGCCCATATCGAACAGGGGCGAACGCTCGAAGGCGCCAACCTCGCTGTCGGCGTCGTCACCTCGATCGTCGGCATCTGGCAATATCGGATCACGTTCACGGGCGAGCAAAATCACGCCGGCACGACGCGGATGAAGGATCGAAAGGACGCTGGCCTTGCGGCTGCAAGGCTGTGCGTTGCCATCGACGGTGGCTTTCCAAGCGCGTGCGGACCGCGGACGGTGTGGACCACCGGCCGCATCACGCTCGATCCCGGCGCGCCGAGCATCATTCCCGGCCGCGCCGAAATGCTGTTTCAGGTTCGCGACGATAGCCCTGCGATCGTCGAACGTCTCGAAGCGTGCTTGCGTGAACTCGCCGCCGAAACCGGCACAGCGAGCGGATGCGGCGTCGAAGTCGAGCGTATCCGCACCGGCAAGCCCGCGATGATGGATGAAAAATTCCAGCGCACCATCGAAGAGGCAGCCTCGACATTCGCCGACGGCAAATCCGTTCGCATGCCGAGCGGCGCCGGCCACGACGCCCAGGTGCTCGCCACGATCATGCCGGCCGGCATGCTGTTTGTGCCCTCAATCGACGGCATCAGCCATCACTGGAACGAGAACACCACCGACGCCGACATCGTCAGGGGCGCGGACGTGTTCGTCGAGACCTGCCGGCTTTTGCTCGCAAGCTGA
- a CDS encoding enoyl-CoA hydratase-related protein: MSFEFVDVKVIGHITIVTLNRPAVMNALHKPAHFELHEVFNAFAADPDQWVAIVTGAGEKAFCAGNDLKWQAAGGERGWNSSGFGGLTLRFHCDKPIIAAVNGVAMGGGFEVALACDLIVASENATFALPEPRVGLAALAGGLQRLPRQIGLKRAMGMILTGRHVSAREGFELGFVNEVVPVGEALGAAQRWANQICQNSPMSIRASKQAVLEGLNVPLPEAMIAQREYPAVREMLASADYIEGPKAFAEKRPPRWQGK, encoded by the coding sequence ATGAGTTTTGAATTTGTGGACGTAAAGGTCATCGGCCACATCACGATCGTGACGCTCAACCGTCCTGCCGTGATGAACGCCCTGCACAAGCCCGCGCATTTCGAGCTGCACGAGGTGTTCAACGCCTTTGCCGCCGATCCCGATCAATGGGTCGCGATCGTGACCGGGGCGGGCGAGAAGGCCTTCTGCGCCGGCAATGACCTGAAGTGGCAGGCCGCAGGCGGTGAACGTGGCTGGAATTCGAGCGGATTTGGCGGACTGACGCTGCGCTTCCATTGCGACAAGCCGATCATCGCGGCGGTCAACGGCGTGGCGATGGGCGGTGGCTTCGAAGTCGCGCTGGCGTGCGATCTCATTGTTGCGTCGGAGAATGCGACCTTCGCGTTGCCCGAACCGCGCGTTGGCCTCGCGGCGCTGGCCGGTGGCCTGCAACGGCTGCCGCGCCAGATCGGCTTGAAGCGGGCGATGGGTATGATCCTCACCGGCCGGCATGTTTCCGCGCGGGAGGGCTTTGAACTCGGCTTCGTCAACGAAGTGGTGCCGGTGGGCGAAGCGCTCGGTGCAGCCCAGCGCTGGGCGAACCAGATTTGCCAGAACAGCCCAATGTCGATCCGCGCATCGAAGCAGGCGGTGCTGGAAGGACTGAATGTGCCATTGCCGGAAGCGATGATCGCGCAGCGCGAATATCCGGCTGTGCGCGAGATGTTGGCATCGGCGGACTATATCGAAGGTCCGAAAGCCTTCGCCGAGAAACGGCCGCCGCGCTGGCAGGGAAAATAG
- a CDS encoding DUF2061 domain-containing protein → MVLFRGAETHARSVFKAISWRTLGTLDTFAISWFFTGRVEIAGSIAGFEIVTKIAWYYLHERVWAAIPWGRRRMS, encoded by the coding sequence GTGGTTTTATTCCGCGGGGCAGAAACGCACGCAAGGTCGGTTTTCAAGGCCATCAGCTGGCGTACCCTTGGAACCCTCGACACATTTGCGATCAGCTGGTTCTTTACCGGACGCGTCGAAATCGCGGGCTCGATCGCGGGATTTGAGATCGTGACCAAGATCGCGTGGTACTATCTCCACGAACGGGTTTGGGCAGCAATTCCCTGGGGACGCCGCCGGATGAGTTGA
- a CDS encoding PrsW family glutamic-type intramembrane protease has product MLLLESLPTVIGTAAVAPALLILWLVVAADERPGPPAKVWTAFFLGAASISLLGLIRAPFAALLSAPDNPWLAQGLHSLFGVALPEESVKIFVIAIVSVWRRRFSDPMDTVVYGAAAGLGFAAYENLAYLVQHADMWQSLAALRSVLTVPFHGALGIIAGAYLAIARSGTALGAHRHHRDWARIVSRILVLAGPVGLHAAFDFPLLTLQKNPDIDSTTRLVLGASSVLIGFSSIAFAARLVRRVGRHHAPRTALARERLSQLRRMWALLVVGGGAGFAGVVFVLSSVHHWLSNPDRNVTLVLIPIGFLSILIGFALLVVTTAIYFLGRERIRAQA; this is encoded by the coding sequence ATGTTGCTCCTCGAATCCCTCCCGACAGTCATCGGAACGGCCGCGGTGGCGCCCGCGCTTCTTATCCTGTGGCTCGTGGTTGCCGCCGATGAACGGCCGGGACCGCCGGCCAAGGTGTGGACAGCCTTTTTCCTTGGTGCGGCGAGCATTTCCCTGCTCGGGTTGATACGTGCGCCCTTCGCGGCGCTCTTGTCCGCACCCGACAATCCCTGGCTCGCCCAAGGACTGCATTCGCTGTTCGGCGTCGCATTGCCGGAAGAAAGTGTGAAGATCTTCGTCATTGCGATCGTCTCGGTATGGCGAAGGCGGTTCAGCGACCCCATGGACACGGTCGTCTATGGCGCGGCCGCGGGTCTCGGCTTCGCGGCTTATGAAAACCTCGCTTACCTCGTTCAGCATGCCGATATGTGGCAATCGCTGGCCGCGTTGCGCAGCGTTCTCACCGTTCCGTTCCACGGTGCGCTGGGGATCATCGCTGGCGCTTACCTTGCGATCGCACGATCCGGTACGGCGCTCGGCGCCCACCGCCATCATCGCGACTGGGCCCGTATCGTGAGCCGCATTCTGGTGCTGGCGGGACCAGTGGGGCTGCATGCCGCGTTCGACTTTCCGCTGCTGACCTTGCAGAAGAATCCCGACATCGACAGCACCACCCGTCTCGTCCTGGGCGCGTCCAGCGTGCTGATCGGCTTCTCCTCGATCGCCTTTGCGGCGCGCCTGGTGCGACGGGTCGGCCGCCACCACGCGCCCCGAACCGCGCTGGCGCGCGAGCGGCTCAGCCAGCTTCGGCGAATGTGGGCCCTGCTGGTGGTAGGCGGCGGGGCGGGCTTTGCGGGCGTCGTTTTTGTCCTCTCGTCGGTCCACCACTGGCTGTCCAATCCGGATCGCAACGTCACGCTCGTGCTCATTCCGATCGGATTTCTCTCGATCCTGATCGGCTTTGCGTTGTTGGTGGTGACGACGGCGATCTATTTTCTCGGCCGTGAGCGCATCCGCGCCCAGGCGTAA
- a CDS encoding HdeD family acid-resistance protein, with amino-acid sequence MTHDNAELPTKMRDAVREHWKALLIEGILLSIFGLAAIVVPPAASLAVTILLGWLFLISGIAGLALTFWARELPGFWWSLISAALAVLAGLILLAQPAQGTLTLTIVVGAYFLAEGVATIMYALEHRRELSGRWSWMLIAGLMDILIAAIIITGLPGSALWAIGLLVGINLLFGGATLIGVALAARNA; translated from the coding sequence ATGACCCACGACAATGCGGAGCTACCGACGAAAATGCGCGATGCCGTTCGTGAGCACTGGAAAGCGCTGCTGATCGAGGGCATTCTGTTGTCGATTTTCGGACTGGCCGCCATCGTCGTGCCACCAGCCGCCAGCCTTGCCGTGACGATCCTCCTCGGCTGGCTATTTCTGATCAGCGGCATCGCCGGGCTCGCTTTGACCTTCTGGGCCCGTGAATTGCCGGGCTTCTGGTGGTCACTGATCTCGGCTGCACTTGCGGTCCTCGCGGGCCTCATTCTTCTGGCCCAGCCGGCACAAGGCACGCTCACGCTGACGATCGTGGTCGGAGCCTATTTCCTGGCCGAAGGCGTCGCCACCATCATGTATGCGCTGGAGCACCGCCGCGAGCTCTCGGGCCGCTGGTCGTGGATGCTGATCGCAGGCCTCATGGACATCCTGATCGCAGCGATCATCATCACGGGGTTGCCAGGATCGGCCCTGTGGGCGATCGGCCTTCTGGTCGGCATCAACCTGCTGTTTGGCGGCGCGACCTTGATCGGCGTGGCGCTCGCGGCGCGCAACGCCTGA